Within Anopheles ziemanni chromosome 2, idAnoZiCoDA_A2_x.2, whole genome shotgun sequence, the genomic segment CAAGAAGTGTTGACAATTCTAAACCATGGTTGGCTAGCACTCGCCAAGACGATGTGTTTTCTTCAGACACCACCAATAGACATTGTGCTACAGCAATTGCTATGGCATGAACGGAAGAAAATTAGATAATTAAAAGGTTCATCCAGCAGGAGACCAAAGATACACTTACCGATCTGTTTTCCATACACGTTACAattcaaaaagtaaacaaaaggcTGCAGTAACTGTGCTTGATTGAAAGCGGTCAACGCGTCAGATGTACTTTCGCACAGGTTCCACAACAAATTAACCCCCTGCAGGAACGTGTCGGAGTGCTCGTCCATTTGGTCCTGCATGCTCTTATCGAACGTTGGCTTCCACTGAGTGGCGCTTGTGTAGCGATTCAACAATGCCAGCAGCGGCGTAAGCACATCCTGATCGACCATAAACTCGCACAGCTCCACGCTGCCAACCGAGAGGTTTCGAAGTGCTCCAGCAGTGGCATGACGCACGCTTGAATCCGGATGCACCAACAGCGACGCCGCTATCCGTATGATGTTACTTGCGACAACTTCGGCCAGATTTACCTCACCCTGGCCGATAGTGGCCAGTGATTGCAACCCGCAGATTTTCTCCTCCGTTACGGACGATTCCAGCTGCTCTACGATCGCATCGATGGGGGTCCCGGATTTTGCACTACCGGCCAGCCCTTGCTCGATTAGCCCATTTACGTCCATCAACCCGGTGGGGGCTGGTTGGTTTTTGTGAAGCCTTGGTTTCTTGGCCTTACCCATGATTTTTAGAGCTCCCGGATGCAGGAGGACCACAAATTACACACAAAAATTAACAGACCGGAGTCGTTCGCCGGTCCAAACACACGTGCCGAAGTGTCAAATAGACGTCtacaaaatatttaccttttgaCCAAGGTGACTGGAGAAAGGGTAGTGCAAGTTGTGACTGAAAAAGcttgttttttaaaatattttttcagttttcaaaCCGATTTGCACGATTAAACCCTCAAATGAGAagtcttttcaaaacaaatcacttAAAACAAGTGGAATTTTTCGTACTTATacattttactaaaaattgaaaaagaaaaatgaaagagaTAAGGAAACCTTGGTGCGAATTGTTCGAATTGTTCGAATCGCCACGTTCATACACCTTAGTCGAGAAGTTCAATCGATTTTCGAACATGTCACGTGGTCGAAGCGCATGTGGTTTGAAATAGACTAAACGAACTAATTTATAAATTCAATATAAACAATAGAATTGtgacgaaaaattaaatgtttaacgTTAAGAAAGAGTCTGTAAAATCAATTATTCAGCAATCgttgaaaatcaataaaaaaaaatcctttaacTAGATAGAAAATTTTGCAACAAGACATAAAAAGGCATTTCAAAATAtcgatagaaaaataaaccgcatAGTGTATAGCATGTTCAATTAcaaattcaaaaaaataattttatcttgCTTGCAGGAAAATGTTGGTAGTattaataaattcaaaatttattaatGTACATACACTAAAGACCGAAAAGTTGTTCAGTAATGTGCCGTGGTAGATAATTTGACCTGAACATATTATGCAAAAtataatgaaaatttttaaaaattgaaataggAACCTGGTCTGCAGTTTCCAAATTATTTTGGCTTTACAGTTCGGATGCAAACAAATAATATTCAATACTCTTCAACTTCGCTGTTGCATCTATAATTTTATTACCATGCATTCCCATCTACTTCAAACAATGCTACTTCCTAATGCACATGCTAGCATTAGTTACCAGTTGCGACTATCTCGCGATCGCAAATAACAATTCTACTCTGTCGTGTAATAATTCAACCCTGATAAAATCCGCCAGCAAGAGGCTCATTTACATGCCGGACCTGAAGGTGCAActtgaaggtttgttttcgtATGTTAACTGGATGACTTTCTTATTAGGGATATTGTCGTCGTGTTTTACCTTTCAAACGGTTATTTTATACTCACTATTAATTAAGACACTTCTTTCCGATACTAAAAGCCTTTCCGTAGATAAAGGCAACCATAGCATATCTACCCTTCATCGCCTTTAAATATTAATCAACAATTCAATGCTTGCCAGTGTGTAATGTCCAAACATTTGTTATCGGTTTGATGTCCAAACGTTTCCACTTCACTGTCCGGACACTCTGCTCTTGAATACATGGGTTTCCTCATGGGGTTTGCTAACGATTTAATATATTATGCTGAATATAAATCCTCTTCATTCTACGTCTTTCTCACAAAATAGTAAACATTTAACAAGTATTGCTTTCAATTGTCCCTTATCTGTCGTTTGCACATGCACACGTGTCTGTGTCGtggtttcctttccattccatcTGCTCGGTCACCCTATTGTCTACCGGTTCCTGTGACATATTTCCAGCTCACTTTCATGgcgcaaaagaaacaaaacgtagTAGTTTGAATTGAGGATTTCCTGTGGCGACGCCATTCGTATATGCCCACACCGTCGTGCGCGCTGAGCAAATGAATCTAATTTAAAACACGATTACCATACGAGCGCGCGAACCTCGACCGGTGCGTCGTTGCCATTGGCACTACTGGGTCGGTCACAGATCGACCCGTTCGAGACATATTAAACTGTACCATGCGaattaaaaaaaccaaactccaGGCAGGGACCAAACACATGGCCGACGCTGGGGGCCTAGTAGCTGTTGACCTCACGGAGCTGCCGGTTGCCGAGCTCCAGCGGTGGACGGTAGTTGTTGATGACCTTGCCGTACTCGAACTGCTTATTGATGGTTGCATCGCAGGGACACTCCTCGGCCGCATCGTAGCAACGCATCTCGCGGAACAGCTCCAGCTGCTCGTGGGACACCTCGATCGGCTCCTTGAACAGAATCCAGGTGACGGACTCGGAGCACGGCGGCGTCGTCAGTGATCCCAGGTAGGTCCAGTAAGCCTTACCCTCCGGCAAGAGGCGAGCTGGATCAAGTGGTTTGTTGAGTGTTACCTACGTAcgaaagtaaattaaattgattaatCAATATGTCGGATaagtgggaaaaagaaattaatcaCTAATAAAAGTCACTTGACTGAAATGTAACTGTTTGTTTACTACACATTCTGATTTAATATTAAAGTATTCCATGATTCTTGAAATAAACTGTAAATgccacaaaataaaacagataCCAATCAAGCTATTAAAAAACAGAATGCCTGAAGTAAAGAactcaatttttatttaagttttaatgTGAAAACTATCGAGAACAGCAAAATGAATGCATCTCCTCCAgtacaatttattatttttaaaatcagTGTAATAAGACATATGACAGTCACATCgaatcaacaacaaaacgttaataaaatgaaatcattagTATAACCGGTCTCCTACGACGTGTTTAATTGTTCATTAGCCATTGATTCTTCACGAGCGACCAATTGAACTCATTCAAACTCATGCCCGAGCGGAGCCATTATTAAAGACAGGCAAATAAGAatcaacaaacgaatcaaGCTTCGTCCGTCTAGAGCCAACCCAGGTTCCGTCGCAGCATCACAACACACGACAGACTCGTTGACGCTGGATCTCTTCATCCGATTCGAACCGGATCGCGAGTTCATGGACAGTCATCATCCGATCCGGCGCGTCGGTGAGCAAATGCGAGTTGGAAGAATGAATTCATCCGAAAGCGCCCGGGTGCAGTGTACGGTGCACTTTTCCGTTTCGCAGTTTTTTTTGCAGCACATAAATCCTCATTGTGGGCCTTTGATCGCACAAacattcacaaacacacactctcgTTTCTCCCCGTACCAAGGCTACAACATCAGAAGGGGGGCGTTGGAGAGGCAGAACAATCCGCCACGGCCCTAGATGGAAAAGATGGATAAAGCGGCCGTGCTTTTGAATCGAAACGGTTGTTAGTGTCAATGTCGGCGGAGTAACACCGGCAATGAATTGGGTGCTACAAGCGAAAACACAATAGAATGATTGATAAGTGTTGGGAACGTACGAAATAAAACGCAAAAACAGAACACCAATAAGGAACAATATGTGTTTCATCCACTCAACGAGAGTAAGGTCACAACCacttaacaataaaaattaactacAAATCAAATACCAATCTCAAGTACCGTTGACGTCGGCACCGCGGGCCATTAGCATGAGACAATTTGTAAACAGTTGGATAATTGGGATAACTGCATTAAGGATTTACGAAATAATGCGATGAGGCATAAggcattttttcccatttgcgTAAATTTATTTGTCCTTCAACAGTCATTAACAGTTTACGTTAACGGAAACAATAActatataatatttttttagattATTTTTGTGCAGAAATATGTTGTTTCTTCTCATTTTAAGTTTCTTCATAGCAAGAGTTGCGACATTATGAAACACTAACCTTGCAATCGATATATCAGTtgattttggaaaattttgtCCAAATCGTTCATTTTTGTCTAAAAAGAACGGACCATGCACAAACAAAGTTCATCTtttccaaaagaaaaacaaattgtagtgaaaatttcatatttcaatTCGATTTTCTGTTCAAACTGTGATCATTGacctgtttgattttattttgtatccaACTGTATGTaatattcaattaaatatTCAATCAATCATCTTTATCAGAatacaaataatttttttgaaattgaaatatgtATATGTCTTGTAAAGCCAAGTTAAACTCGACAGATTTTTCGCCGGCATATTCGTGAGGCATATTTTAAAACTCTTTAATTGTGATGAATTAATGTAATAGGTGGGCTTCGACAGCCTGCGAGTGATTGAAATTAACTTTCTCTTAATTCAAGTAACCACACGTGTGCGAAAACATGCCGGTCCTTCGCTCGTGAGCCCTAACTGGATTCCGCCGGGCAGAAGTACTTTTCCCCCGATTAACAGCACAATTTAACCTCACCACTTTGCAGCGAGATTGTTGATCAACACTTGTGCAAACACGGATGAGGCCGGTAAATAGCACGATTGTTCCGTCGGTGGTACTTGTGACGCCGGCAGACGGCGGGTCCACGCAATCGGCCCCCATACCACTTGACCCATCTATCGCCGGCCGGCCATCTAGAGGTGCACCACCTCATCGTAATCGGACGGCGGATCGCGCGGCCAGCGGATCATATCGTGTTGTCCTTGCCTTTACGAATCTGCTCACGCCCGGGAGGAAAAGACGGACGAGTGGAggtaaaagaaatggaaaattcaactCAACTCAACTAGCGATTGTTTACTCAACACGCTTGTCGTTGCTTATCGCACGTGAACCTCCATGTTGCTGAAAGTAGGATGCATCATAGTGCTCCTGAGTGTACCGGTGGATGGTAAGTTTTTAGCTTGATTGAACTACGACAACCCGGAGTAACGAGGAATAACCCCAGAGAGTGGGTTGTCTATTGAGTTATTGCCACCCCAACGCCTGCCATGACAAAACTGTTGACAAACGAGCCGGTGCAATTCAACTAAAAGAATTCACTATGGCCTTCGCACCCGTCGTTCCCGCAAACGAACCTCTGGAACGTACGAGGCCGGTATTAGTCGGATTATTTTTGCTAGAATTGTGTCACGTAAGTTCACCATTAGTAGaatatgattattttattccacCTCTTCATCAAACCGGAAGCGATGCATCCCGGACTGAACAGTGAGAAATTGAGATTCTATCAGGATAGGTACTTACGCGATCGCCCTTGTGGGTGATGAACGGAAGCAGACGAGCGATGATGTCCAGCTCTGGATGAGGCTTGCCGACCTGAGAatgcaaaaaataatacattatTCGTTCCGCGCACTTCGATGCAACTTGTTTGCGTAGGGCTAAACTATTTCAATGCACTCTGCGATGCATTGGAATATCCGGTGTGTTATTGGACTCCTTTTAAGATTTTTATGATGCACGCAATGCATTCTAATAGAATTAGATTCCATTGTTCTAAAGCTTAATAGACCAGCAATTGAAACTTATTTGATTATAATAAATCACAAATAAGCAATTAGCGAAGCGACGATCTATAAGAATAGATAACTGTATAAAGCTAAAGTATCTTCACCTTTTAATTCAATTGATAAGATCCAACaaagttttttaaaaataatgaaaattaacAGGTTAAAATTAACTAACCATATGTTCGACAGCGATGTAAATTAAATTGGTACTACAGAGGTTATCGCTCtttcaataaattaattatacaATTCTCTTTCATCGAAGAAATACTGCATTGAATTTTATAGCTGAAAAGTGGTTCATCTAGAAGTGGTTGTGAAACTAggtaagaatcaaagacaatTAATagacaggtcgcagcataccatgtaacgacccgaaaaccgtgggaaaatttttgacagttggttaaaattttgtttacaactcagaaacagcgaagaaagtggggtaaaactgcaaatttggtatgtattatcaacagaacaaagagttgaggcgttcgaaatatgttctggaggaaggctCCGTATAAGGCAGACCcacacacttaatttcggcaatcacggcgagcaaaaggatccatatcccatgatttcacacagaagagcagtttctatccgcaaaaccatggatactgtgatctagaatgACCAAAtacctatttcgcgaagatttttgcggagatctcccacaagtatgctggaaatttttgtaaacacttttttaaccaactgtcataacaatggcggagcaaaaaacagctttgacccgacctgtctgttgattGTCTTTGGTAAGAATACAATTAACTTGGACGGCAGACGTAATTTActgtttcaatttacttatataaaacaaaatcagccCTCCATCAGCTTTTGATGGCCCCGGCAACATGTCGCAACGCGGACAATGAATCTTAATTTCAAGTCAAACGCAATCCTGTTCTCGATGCATCGCCATAaagcgaaatgaaaaacaaatcaaaagttCCATCATAGTTGATCTGTATTCGGAGTTGAGAACTGTTCTCAAGTCATCTCAATTGCAGCAAACCCCAACGAGGCGAGATAATATCCCGATTGCAAAGTTTCACTTGTTGCCTTCGACACGCAACGCAAATAAGCGTGAAGGGCGTCCGTAACTGAGGTCTTCTCGGGCAACTGGTTTAAATGTTATCGAGGGTAATGATTAAATTGGATCCGCCATGTCGGCGCTGTCTCGTCCAGTATGCCGTATTTAAATAGTTGACCGCCTTCACCTTGCATTAGGGTCTGTCGGCTCGAGAATTGATAATTGGTTCCATAATCGGATGCGTCTATGATGTGGTGGACGGACAGGGCAGGCATCTTCCAGAAGCCAAATTGTGCCCCAAGCCGTAGGCAAGAAGGggaagaaaatcgatcgaagcgGATGACGCGTGCTAATGTCAGGTGTAACCAACAGCTTGGCGTTTGCGTAGGGCGTAATTGGATTAGACCGCTGAGTGGCCAATAGGTGGTAGCGCGGGTGAGCCAACCTTCCAGTGAAGGTTGTGCAACTGCTCAGTATAAATAGTTTCTTTTCGATATACCTAACCGCATGGCAACATTTATCCTCGCCATTAGAATCGCATCACCGTCCGCCATACTGTCAACGTTCATTACCCGCACATTACATTGCACGCTTGCGGTCCGCCTCACCTTCAAAAAGACGCCCAACACGGCCAACCCGTCCGGGTGACCGGCGGCCTCGGCGAAGCTCTTGTACTTGCTCTGGTTCCAGTGGACGAGATGTAGCTCGCCGGCGAACGACTCGCCGTCCACCGTGTGCTCCGAGCCGCGCGAATCCGAGCAACCCCAGTGGCAGTGGAACTGCTCAAGGATGAACTCCTCCTTCTGCAGCGGTCCTCCGGTGAGCAGCGAGCCCTTGCCGTTGACGTCCACCCGCCAGCAGTAGCCCGGGTTGACCAGGCTGCGCGTGTTCTCCGGAACGTAGGTCCACTTGAGCGGGTTCTCCTGCAGGTCGCCCGAGTTCTGCGTTTTCGAGGTCGTGATATCGACCGGCGACTGGCGCTGGCCACGAGCCTGCGGGAACATTTCCGGCCATTTCTGGGGacctgcaaaagaaaacagtgtTGTTAATGAATGACGCGCAATGGGAATTCGACCATGAATAAGATGTTATTCAATTGACACAACGAAATTGTTTCATAAATCATCCTTATCGCTAGCGGACAACGTTCTCCGTACGCTTgactaaaaaaacagtgtggTAATAATAATGACAAGTGTTCATGTCTGTTTGTTGTGACAAACCATGGGCATGTGTTACAAGTCCCAAGAGGGACATTCATACGGAGCTCATTCAAAAttaatgtaattaattttgttttcatttggttcCAATCGATCTAATGAACTAGAGTCAATCTACTAAATGGTCCAATGAAGATAATAAACACCGTTGATCGAGTAATAATTATAacaacggaaaaacaaacgatagcAAAATTCCATCAAGCAAGATAAACTGGGGTGGAATAAGAATACGATATTTTAGGCCGGTCTACACCATGTCCAATATATTTTCATACACAATTTTCATCAAGACGGAGTGGATACATTTTATGTTCATACATTTTCTacataattttcaaatattccaTTGTGCTTACACAAGTAGTTGAATTTTCTGTTCTGTAATAAAAGATACATGTTTCGGGATGAGagaaaaatacaatttaagaAAGAGGAATTTTCTTAGTGTTATTTTCTGGTTTTCGTTTCGGCCATAGAAAATACAATGGTCATCACTGGCTTGTATTTGCTGATTTGACGTTCAGTTAACCCTGAACATGTTATTAGAACCAACAAGGAGCGAACCGAAAAATAATCAGTTGTTTTAAAAGTATAATGACCTCTTATGTGAAGTAAAACTTAGAAAACAAGGATACGTGCTCAAACAGGACGAAGCATTGACGAAATGATAACCAACGAATGCAACATACTTTTTAgccaaaatcaatttttcagtTCTCCAGATGGATTATTTCATATTATAATCAAAAAGGGATTGTTTTGAGTAGCTATCAATGAACAAGAATAATAAATGAGCAAAATGTGCCAACTTTGGCCTAGTTCAGTTTGTGTAAAACATATGCTGTAATTGATCTATATAAAATTAccttaaaatgaaaataattgacCAATTGCTAAGAAATAATTGGTATTTTAATTGGTCAGGAAATATATAGGACACGCTGTACCTTACTGATGGCTGGACTATGTGTTAATTTACGGTAACGGACAAGATGTAAGATATAAAACAGTTCCCTTTAAATGCAACTTAAATGAAATGATTGACCTATTGCGGGAAATAAATCGCAATTAATTACGAGCAACACTTCAGCACGATCCAGGCTAACGTTCTCGGAAATGAGGATGGGCATGGACGGCAACACTTCCGAGATGCAGCAAAAAAGAGTGAGGCCTCTTCAAAATCGTGTCAAACGAAGAGGAACGATTAGCTGCCACCAGTCACGATGCATCCGGGGAAGCAGGGATAGGACCCGGTGCATCCAAATGCGGTCGTGACCGATTGTGCCGACCGACTTAACGAAGAGGAACTCGCCTCTAATGCCTCTTATGACTGCCGGAAGCTGTATGTTAGTTTTGCCTCTTTTATGCTTCAAACTGCACTGGGGCAGGGCTGCATTACATCACTCGACGTCATACTCTTTATCGCCCGAGAGAGCCACTTGGCAACGTTCTGGCGCTTGAGGAGGAATTTTCCGGAAGTCTCCAGCACCAGATGATTGGCGCTATAAAGTGTGATAAGCGGCCCACGTATACGCCATATAGGCACGAGATAATTACACTTTTTACAACATAGTTAACGTCCTACAAAAGACTTTAAATGGAGCAAGGAGCTAGTCATGACCCTATTCGCCATCTCAGTCGACTCTGGTAAGATTATTTCTCTccataaatattttcattcctaCAAAATTTAAGCTTTGTGATCGTTTCATCATCGCGATTGACACGTGGTCGGTGAAATATCGAAGATCCGTTCGGATTGTTTTGACGGGCGGTCACTCTGCGGGACGATCAATCTCGCCACACACCGGACGGACGGTCGATCAAGGTAGAAAAACAACCGTCTCGATGAGCCAGCGATACTGACGTCAATCATCTTCCAGTTGAAATTCTAATAGGCCGTACGCAAATGAGCCACTTGTTGTGCTTGGCAGGGCGGACGTTGCAAAAAAGATACGTCCACGACGTCCGTCGTCGTTCAGAGGAAGACAGAAAAAATCAATGCTGTTTCCAACCCCCGAGCTGAaccattttggtattttttgaACTGATATGTTGATATATTtcttcaattaaaataaacgaaatcTCAATGGCAttcaaaagttgaaaaaatattgaaaagagAATGGATCATTCATaccaatatttcaaaattcaaGCATGGCGATTTTTTAATTGCATGTTTGGAGTACTTCGCAAAACCGAAAGTGAAgaatttaaacataaaaagaaaaggttttaaataTCTTTCACAGAATACCtatcttttatttattgttttactaCGACCTATTTATAGATCAAACATGGTTCTTATTGTATAAGCAAATCAATGCAGCATCGCAAGATTTTAGCCCCTGAGATTGACTAATTCGTTTCTTATCAATTTGCAAACAGATTGCAATAAAACTTTGAATCTACCACTTGAAACGCGAATCGCGAAAACGATAAGCACTTGTCGTATCGTGCAAATCTCCGGGGACTTTAACTTTCCTCGCGTGAACCCTCGCGTGTGTTTTTTGGATCTTGTTAAAATTCTTATCACGTGCCGCCCCCTTTGGACTCCCGCCACACAACAAACACCCGACGCCAGAGAACCTACGATCAGCTGTGATGAGTAATGGCTATCTCGCAAACATGTTTTGGTTGTTTCACGAGACTCACTTCTCACTTCTAACCGTTGTCAAGGCTGCCAGGGCACATGTGCGTTGTAATTTCCGTTTATCACACTCATCGTACGCAGATAAGTACACTATAATTTTGCTGGAGCTGGGCACTGATTTTCCCCCTGTTTTTTACACGAATCAGTGCGCACACAGCAGTATGAATGCGTCATCGGACTGTCATCAGTTGTTGCGCTTGATGTGTGTGCTGAGCAATTTGTTATGATCAAATGGTTGTAATGTCAAAAGAATGATTACAGGGGATGACCAATTTTGTAGTAAAGAAATAAAGGGTACGCACATGTACATGGTGCTTGGTCAGCTGTGACAACATAAACTcgacttaaaaaaaaatcacataaaAAAGCGAAACCAACTTATAGAAaaccatattttaaaataaaattatctaaacGTCTATTAATCTAAACTCTTTGAAAAGATACacatactttaaaaaaataaaagtaaagattaaaagaagaataaagaaaatagCGCATATTCCTAAAACTGGTCGCGTAACAcacagaaatattttaaaaagtctcgtaagcccttttcggacaggcatgaccaacaaggtcgttacgccaagaagaagaagaaatatttaaatttttaaaaacataaaaaaatattctaattTGCTAAATTATTTCTATGAAATTATCGTGggatttttatcaaaacaccCATTACACAGTTAACGAGAACTATTGTTACTAATAATGAAGACCAGTGAGACAAATTGCCTTGCATTTCAAAATGGATCTGCTCCGGTGCCTCACCTTTGTAAATAACAGCGCAAAGTGGTTCTATTGCATcaggggaagggaaaaactaaCCGTTTGCAAATGTCACAGCTGTGACTCGCCTCACAAATCCCTGCAGCTCGACTCAATGCCCTGCAAACCTTGACTACCAGTCAGTGGCCTATTCCGGTTTCAATCCTCCGCTCACCCAACACACATCCGGTTGTTCCGTCCAACCAGGTgctgcacacatacacacacaagcacacagtCTGCGAAGTTCGTGTGCGATCTTTCAAAAGCCAAATGCCGTAACGAACCCTCGATCGCGCGGGCACTTGCTGTTGCGGTGGTAACGGAGGGCGGTACGGAGTGCACGTGCTGCAAAGTGTGCTTCCTCGGAGCATGAGCTTTTCCCGTCGTGTAGAAAAATCCCCTCGCGCCCCAATCTCTGCTTCTCGCAAATTCCTTATCACGTGACTGAGCGCGTCGAAGACGAAGAAACCGGTTCCAGCCGTGTTCGACACGGCGCTCCGAGGGAAGAAATGGAGCCTGTAGCCTGCACACACCGCGGTCGTCGGCGGAGCGGAATTTACGCGAACCGGTTTACCGCACACTCCACACACTTCCGCCTTCCCGACCAACGGGAGCTGGCCGTGGGCTTTCCAGATCCTGGCCGGTGACTCCGATTTGAGTTCGATCTTTTCTGTTTAtgttgtggttttttgttttcttttcttacggCAGGCCGGTTCCGCGGGCGACATCGATTCATCGACACCAACACACCTGCACGATCGCGACggatgggtttttgtttttcgcgctGAGATTACCTAGCTTCTGAAGCCTAAAACCCAACGCCCGCTCAAGGGAGCCCCCGACAAGACATTCACTTGGCGGCTCTAATTGCAGCAATTAGAAAGTTTGCAACACGCGCACCGATTGATTGACTTTGTTCGATATGCTCGGAGCTTGCAGACAGTAAAGTAAACAAAGCAACACAGCGACGTTCTTGCGCATTCGACGAAGGCATTGAAGGTAACGAGatacaaaaatttgcatcgaTCGCTGCGAAATAAAATCTGAAGATTTATCTTCTCAAACGAGCAGCGGACAACATCCGCCTTTAGTAAAAAGTTTATCTCGACTGAAGGTCTTTGGaacggcaaaaacgaaaataataaatgagcAGGGGCcgcaatttcaataaaaaataaaaccaaaatattTGAAGAACAGATCAAGGCGATTGTTTCTTCGAGAAACAAACTTAGAATTTTCGTTCGAAACACCCTTTTCGTTAGAATCATAACCCTTCCACTATTAATCATAATCACGTTCACGAAAACTACCACCTTTCCGAAAGTACTCAACGAATACGGCACGATCGCAAAAGTTCTCACGTTCGTGGAAAGAATTTTCCTATCGCCCGGACACCTAATTTGCATACTTTACGTAACGAGACTACAATGTCGAAAAACCCATTAGTGCTTCCCGGTGTGCGGTTTTGCCTTCCCTATGGTTGGGAAAATAACCATTACGATTTCACTGACGCCCTTCTAGCAGGTTCCGGCAAACAATTGCCACACTAATCATCGGAATCAAACAGCATCGATCTGCGAAACGAAACGCAATTCGAAACGTGCTGCTATCAGCGTTCGTTA encodes:
- the LOC131286081 gene encoding carbonic anhydrase 2, translating into MSVSWGYTQQNGPQKWPEMFPQARGQRQSPVDITTSKTQNSGDLQENPLKWTYVPENTRSLVNPGYCWRVDVNGKGSLLTGGPLQKEEFILEQFHCHWGCSDSRGSEHTVDGESFAGELHLVHWNQSKYKSFAEAAGHPDGLAVLGVFLKVGKPHPELDIIARLLPFITHKGDRVTLNKPLDPARLLPEGKAYWTYLGSLTTPPCSESVTWILFKEPIEVSHEQLELFREMRCYDAAEECPCDATINKQFEYGKVINNYRPPLELGNRQLREVNSY